The following coding sequences lie in one Coraliomargarita sinensis genomic window:
- a CDS encoding sensor histidine kinase, giving the protein MRKEQNTHSERSQALLVLFLGVLTCMLTLALFASLDRILSSKLPANSVSGPLQILESTDRNLAGATLEESTRGYRFPAGRHRFRIDPDKPETMAVLSFERTDLAAVRLIRVDRDGLEHSHTIKRSTPLKDRPFGARNPVFDLSLNQPVGSSIIFEVVTDYEVHLNITGWASIQDFAKVQIAHNRITGFYFGATISLLLLSILVFLSTHRKAYLYYAIFLGFHALTILGHEGIYAGTALGKLTWIHPLFLIAIPLTVIFALKFLESFLQLREQHPRIQKLLGPFRYSFYPLVFIQLCLLPWPEYSLTLVTVQNLMVLAGAAIYPVVSGIVAVNGKREHQLIYVAFIPHFLAVALYVTQVLGWSQADPLFYYKLLSSTFIEMLLIAVALGFLMQSLRRDKEDAEAAYREKLTTDVEERTAELARSDEEKKRILEIISHDLRAPLYSINAYSNMIIDDGDAGEEVDYRQTLIDLSQASRSLYDLLENLLNWAKGSWESMQPKLESLEVKETVEDCLQLYQPRIQEKGISVSTQYVFKKPIFADLRMLQTLLRNVFSNALKHSEENGFMDVNVHPLSDGKVEFQIKNGPQKIPDEIADEVNQAASAKDLSFSRGLGLRLCKAMSERNTWRFSIRPVSDGTLVRFEIPASTD; this is encoded by the coding sequence ATGCGAAAGGAGCAAAATACTCATTCAGAGCGCAGTCAGGCTTTGCTTGTCCTGTTCCTTGGCGTGCTCACCTGCATGCTGACGCTGGCCCTGTTTGCTTCTCTCGACCGAATCCTGAGCTCAAAGCTTCCCGCCAATTCAGTTTCCGGCCCGCTGCAAATTCTGGAATCGACCGATCGAAACCTGGCGGGGGCGACTCTGGAGGAATCGACACGTGGCTACCGTTTTCCTGCAGGACGGCATCGCTTTCGGATTGATCCCGACAAACCTGAAACGATGGCGGTGCTTTCATTCGAACGGACCGACCTGGCTGCAGTCCGCCTGATCCGGGTCGACCGGGATGGTTTGGAACATAGCCATACCATCAAGCGTTCGACCCCGCTGAAAGATCGTCCCTTTGGGGCTCGCAACCCCGTCTTCGATTTAAGCTTAAACCAGCCAGTCGGAAGCTCGATCATCTTCGAGGTCGTAACCGACTACGAGGTTCACCTGAACATTACGGGATGGGCCAGCATACAGGATTTCGCTAAAGTACAAATTGCCCACAACCGAATTACCGGATTTTATTTTGGCGCAACCATATCCCTGCTGCTCCTCAGCATTCTGGTTTTTCTCAGCACTCATCGCAAGGCCTACCTATACTACGCGATCTTCCTGGGCTTCCATGCGCTTACAATCCTTGGCCACGAAGGGATCTACGCAGGAACCGCCTTGGGTAAACTCACCTGGATCCATCCGCTCTTCTTGATCGCGATCCCACTCACGGTCATCTTCGCACTGAAATTCCTTGAGAGTTTTTTGCAGCTGCGTGAGCAGCATCCGCGTATTCAAAAATTACTCGGGCCCTTTCGTTACAGCTTTTATCCGCTCGTTTTTATTCAACTCTGTTTGCTGCCTTGGCCTGAGTATTCGCTCACACTCGTCACCGTTCAAAATCTAATGGTTCTGGCCGGTGCGGCGATCTACCCCGTCGTTTCCGGTATTGTCGCTGTCAATGGCAAGCGGGAACATCAATTAATTTACGTGGCTTTTATCCCACATTTTTTAGCTGTCGCCCTCTATGTGACTCAGGTTCTCGGATGGTCACAAGCCGACCCCCTCTTCTACTACAAGTTGCTGTCATCCACCTTTATTGAAATGCTACTCATCGCCGTCGCTCTCGGCTTTTTGATGCAGAGCCTTCGACGCGACAAAGAAGACGCGGAAGCGGCCTATCGGGAAAAACTGACAACCGATGTCGAAGAGCGCACGGCCGAGTTGGCACGATCAGATGAAGAGAAAAAACGAATACTTGAAATCATCTCTCACGACCTTCGAGCCCCTCTTTACAGCATCAATGCCTACTCCAACATGATTATTGACGATGGAGATGCCGGTGAAGAGGTCGACTATCGTCAGACACTAATCGATCTTTCGCAGGCCAGCCGCTCGCTGTACGATTTGCTGGAAAACTTACTGAACTGGGCCAAAGGCAGCTGGGAAAGCATGCAACCAAAATTGGAGAGCCTGGAGGTAAAGGAAACCGTCGAAGATTGCCTCCAGTTATACCAACCTCGAATACAAGAAAAGGGTATTAGCGTCTCCACGCAGTACGTATTCAAAAAGCCTATTTTTGCGGATCTGAGAATGCTGCAAACGCTCCTGAGAAACGTATTTTCGAATGCATTAAAACATTCCGAGGAAAACGGCTTTATGGATGTGAATGTGCACCCTCTTTCGGATGGAAAAGTTGAATTTCAAATCAAGAACGGGCCCCAGAAAATTCCCGATGAAATCGCGGACGAGGTGAACCAAGCCGCATCTGCCAAAGATTTGAGTTTTTCCAGAGGCCTCGGCCTGAGGCTCTGCAAGGCGATGTCAGAGCGCAATACGTGGCGCTTCAGCATCAGGCCGGTCAGTGACGGAACGCTTGTCCGTTTTGAGATACCCGCCTCTACGGACTAA
- a CDS encoding efflux RND transporter periplasmic adaptor subunit yields the protein MSESLNALRRSGTDKTPNADREPPKKKFPVPSMAKLLPWLLIAAFVLLAWWLFGDRFESGRDVNLVKVVTARAQLTASADVAENAADAPAEVLSFDGPTLFQASGWVEPDPLMLRATALYSGVVEAVHVLEGQKVSKGQHLATLVDDDARLDLKTAEAQLAEAEASLASSRADLEASRAFIVSKRREVTAAEARLNELTDESDRLAKAGKEVFRESQIRQAALRVESQVAVVEASRAKVSEAEAQLSQSQAAVDLARANLARAEAEVGRRKLALERTRIASPVDGRIQKLYAAPGKKRILAMDDPESGTIATLYQPEHLQARIDVPLEEAAQLVIGQPVRLRSTLLPDRVFEGRVTRIDGEADIQRNTLQAKVEILNPADKLRPEMLCRAEFLPVPEASGAKAAQGATANSGRVALYVLGSALVDSGSKKGVWALDTSGERIEWRDLRLGDTRREGHLRVLEGLRPGDWIVDNPPGDLQAGERVKNVSR from the coding sequence ATGTCTGAAAGTTTAAATGCACTCAGGCGCTCCGGAACGGATAAAACACCGAATGCCGACCGTGAGCCGCCCAAGAAAAAATTCCCGGTTCCGTCGATGGCCAAGTTATTGCCCTGGCTGCTGATCGCTGCCTTTGTTTTGCTGGCATGGTGGTTGTTCGGTGATCGTTTTGAAAGCGGCCGTGACGTCAACCTTGTCAAAGTGGTGACCGCGCGTGCGCAGCTAACCGCTAGTGCTGATGTGGCCGAGAACGCGGCGGACGCACCAGCGGAGGTTTTGTCTTTCGATGGCCCCACGCTGTTTCAAGCTTCCGGGTGGGTTGAACCGGATCCGTTGATGCTACGGGCAACGGCTCTTTACAGTGGCGTCGTCGAAGCAGTTCACGTGCTAGAAGGACAAAAAGTGAGCAAGGGGCAGCACCTTGCGACTCTGGTGGATGATGACGCCCGTCTTGATCTCAAGACTGCAGAGGCGCAATTGGCTGAGGCCGAGGCGTCCTTGGCCAGCAGTCGTGCTGATTTGGAAGCCAGTCGTGCGTTTATTGTATCGAAGCGCCGTGAAGTCACTGCTGCCGAAGCACGGCTGAACGAACTGACCGACGAATCCGACCGCCTGGCCAAGGCAGGAAAAGAGGTCTTCCGGGAGAGCCAGATCCGGCAAGCAGCCCTTCGGGTGGAGTCTCAAGTGGCAGTGGTCGAAGCCAGTCGGGCCAAAGTGAGCGAAGCGGAAGCGCAACTCAGCCAGAGCCAGGCGGCGGTCGATCTCGCCAGAGCTAATCTCGCGCGTGCTGAAGCAGAAGTCGGGCGCCGGAAGCTCGCTCTAGAGCGGACACGTATTGCCAGTCCGGTGGATGGGCGCATTCAAAAGCTCTACGCCGCTCCCGGTAAGAAGCGTATTCTGGCGATGGACGACCCGGAATCCGGGACGATTGCCACACTTTATCAACCGGAGCATTTGCAGGCGAGAATTGACGTGCCCCTGGAAGAAGCCGCCCAGCTCGTTATCGGTCAACCGGTGCGGTTGCGATCGACACTCCTTCCGGACCGTGTCTTTGAAGGGCGAGTTACCCGTATCGACGGAGAAGCTGATATTCAGCGTAATACCCTGCAGGCCAAGGTCGAGATTCTCAATCCGGCCGACAAGCTACGCCCGGAGATGCTTTGTCGGGCTGAGTTTTTACCCGTGCCTGAAGCGTCGGGCGCAAAGGCCGCCCAAGGTGCCACCGCTAACTCCGGACGGGTTGCGTTGTATGTCCTCGGGTCGGCACTGGTTGATTCCGGGTCAAAGAAGGGAGTCTGGGCTCTCGACACTTCCGGCGAGCGAATCGAGTGGCGCGATCTGCGTTTAGGCGATACGCGGCGCGAGGGGCATTTGCGCGTTCTCGAAGGCCTGCGCCCGGGCGACTGGATCGTCGATAATCCTCCGGGCGATCTGCAAGCAGGCGAACGAGTGAAGAACGTGTCCCGCTGA
- a CDS encoding ABC transporter ATP-binding protein, whose translation MTNEVFIQCRGLSKTYKKGETTVTPLEALDLDVPRGEFLALMGPSGSGKTTLLNLIAGIDSPTTGSLTIGGRELGKMSRGKLTEWRSRHCGYIFQLYHLVPILTAYENIELPLLLEKELSRKDRKEKIEAALDLVGLSGRADHRPSELSGGQEQRVAIARAIVADPELLVADEPTGDLDRESAKQILDLLQRLSGEMGKTIVMVTHDSKAADAAHRTLHLEKGQLVDSGLIGMDASSAGGEI comes from the coding sequence ATGACGAACGAAGTTTTTATCCAATGCCGTGGGTTGTCCAAAACCTACAAAAAAGGTGAGACCACGGTGACTCCGCTGGAGGCTCTGGATCTGGATGTGCCGCGCGGTGAATTTCTCGCCCTGATGGGGCCTTCCGGTTCCGGCAAGACCACTTTGTTGAATTTGATCGCTGGGATCGATTCGCCCACGACCGGTTCGCTCACCATCGGTGGTCGTGAACTCGGCAAAATGTCGCGTGGTAAACTCACGGAATGGCGGTCCCGTCATTGCGGCTACATCTTTCAGCTTTATCACCTTGTGCCGATTCTGACGGCATATGAAAACATCGAGTTGCCTCTGCTTCTGGAAAAGGAACTGAGTCGTAAAGATCGCAAGGAAAAGATTGAAGCGGCCCTCGATCTGGTCGGGCTGTCGGGACGTGCCGATCACCGACCCAGTGAGTTGTCTGGCGGACAGGAGCAACGTGTGGCCATTGCCCGTGCCATCGTCGCCGATCCCGAGTTACTGGTGGCGGACGAACCGACCGGTGATCTTGATCGTGAATCAGCCAAGCAGATTCTGGACCTGCTTCAACGCCTCTCCGGCGAAATGGGCAAAACGATCGTCATGGTCACGCACGACTCCAAGGCAGCCGATGCCGCCCACCGCACCTTGCATCTGGAGAAGGGGCAGCTTGTGGACTCAGGCTTGATCGGAATGGATGCGTCTAGCGCAGGGGGAGAGATATGA
- a CDS encoding ABC transporter permease, producing MRLRHLAGLSWKQIARHRVRSVLTIVGVASGMFLYTAVQTMQHSLKTVVEGGADKNTLVVYRENRFCPMTSRLPEYYLAEINRIDGVEEAIPIQISVNNCGASLDVIAFRGVPPETLQSYNPDLEILEGSYEDWTSRSDAALVGENFARRRGLSPGDTFEAVGVRVYVAGIARSPLAQDNNVAYVHLNFLQQASRVGLGVVTQFNVRVASADLLEPVANEIDALFKSDSAPTTTRPEQAFFAQTAKDMIEMISFTRWIGLGAVLAVLGLVANALLLAARGRIQESAIFQTIGFHRLSVGLIMVGEGALLGLVGGALGSFSASLFFYFKSYTVGNEGLTLALNSSWSVTASGLLIACLLGLVASVWPAILAATRPLVTSLR from the coding sequence ATGAGACTTCGTCACCTGGCAGGATTATCCTGGAAGCAGATCGCCCGGCACCGAGTGCGCAGTGTTCTGACCATTGTTGGCGTGGCTTCGGGTATGTTCCTCTACACCGCAGTGCAAACGATGCAGCATTCACTTAAAACCGTCGTCGAGGGTGGTGCGGATAAAAATACATTGGTTGTCTACCGGGAAAATCGTTTTTGCCCCATGACGTCACGTCTGCCCGAATACTACTTGGCGGAAATCAACCGCATCGACGGGGTTGAGGAAGCCATCCCCATTCAGATCTCCGTCAACAACTGTGGTGCCAGTTTGGATGTGATCGCCTTCCGCGGGGTGCCTCCGGAAACCTTACAGAGCTACAATCCGGATCTAGAGATCCTTGAGGGGTCCTATGAGGACTGGACCAGCCGGAGCGATGCCGCACTGGTGGGTGAAAACTTTGCCCGCCGACGTGGTCTCAGTCCGGGGGACACTTTTGAGGCGGTCGGTGTGCGTGTCTACGTGGCAGGGATTGCCCGTTCGCCTCTGGCACAGGACAATAACGTGGCCTACGTCCATCTCAACTTCCTGCAGCAAGCCTCACGGGTCGGACTAGGCGTCGTGACGCAGTTTAACGTACGGGTCGCCAGCGCCGACTTGCTGGAACCGGTGGCCAACGAAATCGACGCGCTTTTCAAGTCCGACTCAGCGCCCACCACGACTCGTCCGGAGCAGGCTTTTTTCGCCCAGACCGCAAAGGACATGATCGAGATGATCAGTTTCACACGCTGGATCGGGCTGGGTGCGGTGCTTGCCGTACTGGGCCTGGTAGCCAACGCGCTGCTCCTTGCGGCACGTGGTCGCATTCAGGAAAGTGCGATTTTTCAGACGATCGGTTTTCACCGTCTTTCAGTCGGTCTGATCATGGTGGGAGAGGGGGCCCTGCTCGGCCTTGTCGGTGGAGCGCTCGGCAGTTTCAGCGCTTCGCTCTTTTTTTATTTTAAGAGTTATACCGTCGGTAACGAGGGGCTGACGCTTGCCCTGAACAGCAGCTGGAGCGTGACTGCATCCGGTCTCCTGATTGCCTGCCTGCTCGGGCTGGTTGCCTCGGTCTGGCCCGCGATTCTGGCTGCAACCCGACCTTTGGTCACTTCCTTACGATGA
- a CDS encoding ABC transporter permease, which produces MRIPKLLPFAYAIRNLLRDPARFAQKVGGSCLVVFLVFAAGSFNQGMDEVLSASGSDDNVILLGAGSEESVERSEIAVQTETLAAAGINGISRRLDIPAISGEVHFMGQLSVPGEDPAQALLRGITASAFTVHEKVRLLEGRFPGSGEVIVGRLAHHVIGVEATELAIGQELRFEGQAFEIVGIFEAPGTVMESEVWMDRVDLMTLTQRESISCVIVRLDGESAFKSADLFAKQRLDLELSAIRESAYYEKVSAFFGPIRAMTWLTAGLIAAGAVFGGFNMLYAAFASRIRELGTLQAIGYTRTAVFISLVQESLLATLSGTMVAAFAAVWLLEGQTVYFSIGTFFLQLTPGVVLAGLLTGLLLGLIGSIPPAVRCLGVSLPASLRS; this is translated from the coding sequence ATGAGAATTCCAAAACTACTTCCGTTTGCTTATGCCATTCGCAATTTACTGCGGGACCCGGCGCGATTTGCCCAAAAAGTCGGGGGCTCCTGCTTGGTGGTCTTTCTGGTCTTTGCTGCCGGCAGCTTCAACCAGGGGATGGATGAGGTGCTCAGCGCAAGCGGTTCTGACGACAACGTCATCCTACTCGGTGCCGGCTCGGAAGAAAGCGTCGAGCGCAGTGAGATCGCAGTGCAGACGGAGACTCTGGCAGCGGCAGGGATCAATGGTATCAGCCGCCGTCTCGATATCCCCGCAATTTCGGGGGAGGTCCATTTCATGGGGCAGCTCTCCGTGCCCGGCGAAGACCCGGCGCAGGCATTACTCCGGGGCATCACCGCTTCGGCTTTCACGGTGCATGAGAAAGTACGCCTGCTTGAAGGTCGCTTTCCCGGATCGGGTGAAGTCATCGTGGGGCGCTTGGCTCATCACGTGATTGGTGTGGAGGCTACAGAACTGGCAATCGGTCAGGAGCTTCGGTTTGAAGGACAGGCATTTGAGATCGTCGGGATCTTTGAAGCGCCCGGCACAGTAATGGAGTCGGAGGTGTGGATGGACCGCGTCGATTTAATGACTCTGACCCAGCGCGAAAGCATCTCTTGTGTCATTGTAAGGCTCGACGGTGAATCCGCCTTTAAATCGGCCGACCTGTTCGCCAAGCAGCGCCTTGACTTGGAACTGTCCGCCATACGCGAGTCCGCCTATTACGAAAAGGTATCCGCTTTTTTCGGGCCGATTCGTGCCATGACCTGGCTGACTGCCGGACTGATTGCGGCCGGTGCCGTTTTTGGCGGATTTAATATGCTCTACGCCGCTTTTGCTTCCCGCATACGGGAGTTGGGTACCCTACAGGCAATCGGTTACACCCGTACGGCTGTCTTTATTTCACTTGTCCAGGAAAGCCTGCTGGCTACTTTAAGCGGTACCATGGTGGCTGCATTCGCCGCGGTCTGGCTTCTGGAAGGACAGACCGTCTATTTTTCCATCGGTACCTTCTTTTTACAACTGACTCCCGGTGTGGTTCTGGCAGGTCTCTTGACCGGCCTGCTGCTTGGGCTTATAGGTTCGATTCCGCCAGCGGTACGTTGCCTGGGCGTATCTTTGCCCGCTTCTTTACGATCATAA
- the ectA gene encoding diaminobutyrate acetyltransferase: protein MQFQHPTAEDGFNVNQLIADSPPLDTNSVYCNLLQCSHFAQTCIIAKEDDQVMGFVSGYRIPDRPEVLFVWQVVVSAKARGQGLAGRMIQALLESDACREVTHIETSITSDNDASWGLFKKLAKKLNAATSETVLFDKEAHFGGQHDSEMLFRIGPFSH, encoded by the coding sequence ATACAATTCCAACATCCCACGGCCGAGGACGGCTTCAATGTAAATCAGTTGATTGCGGATAGTCCGCCTCTGGACACGAACTCGGTATATTGTAATCTCTTGCAATGCTCTCATTTTGCGCAGACCTGCATTATTGCCAAAGAAGACGACCAGGTGATGGGCTTTGTTTCCGGCTACCGCATTCCCGACCGCCCGGAAGTGCTCTTTGTCTGGCAGGTGGTCGTTTCTGCCAAAGCGCGCGGGCAGGGGCTTGCCGGTCGAATGATACAAGCATTACTGGAATCCGACGCCTGCCGAGAAGTCACCCACATCGAAACCAGCATCACGAGCGACAATGATGCTTCATGGGGGCTGTTTAAGAAGCTGGCCAAGAAGCTCAACGCAGCCACCAGCGAAACTGTACTCTTTGATAAGGAAGCACACTTCGGTGGTCAGCATGACAGCGAGATGCTCTTCCGTATTGGTCCCTTTTCACACTAA
- the ectB gene encoding diaminobutyrate--2-oxoglutarate transaminase, which produces MKIFEELESEVRSYSRNFPRIFKRAQGEFIYDEDENEYIDFLAGAGALNYGHNHPIMRTKLIEYIESGGMTHSLDLFTDAKREFMETFREKILDKRDMDYRLMFTGPTGTNAVEASLKMARKLKQRSHVIAFTNGWHGQTLGALSMTANSHHRDGAGIALTGAHRLPYDGYLGDQLNTIEYLDKVLSDTSSGVDLPAACIVETIQGEGGVNYCSPEWLRGLSEVCKKHDVLLIIDDIQAGCGRSGSFFSFEEAGIEPDIVTLSKSLSGYGLPFAMVMFKPELDRWSPGEHNGTFRGNCHAFVTAKAAIDTYWSDDTFQQEVRKKGKYIADRLDKIVEKYGDGNFTVMGRGMFQGINCVNGEIASKITRAAFKKGLIIETSGTDDQIIKLLCPLIIAEEVLAKGIDIIEESIDEVCANIEVPEESDYFDDVTVNDTKED; this is translated from the coding sequence ATGAAAATATTCGAAGAACTCGAATCCGAAGTCCGTAGTTACTCGCGTAATTTCCCGCGCATCTTCAAGCGCGCACAAGGGGAATTCATCTACGACGAAGACGAAAACGAATACATCGATTTCCTCGCGGGCGCCGGTGCGCTCAACTACGGGCACAACCATCCGATCATGCGCACGAAGCTGATCGAGTATATTGAGTCCGGGGGTATGACGCACAGCCTTGACCTCTTTACGGATGCCAAGCGTGAATTCATGGAGACATTCCGGGAAAAGATCCTGGACAAACGCGACATGGATTACCGCCTTATGTTCACGGGACCGACCGGCACCAACGCGGTCGAGGCTTCGCTCAAGATGGCCCGCAAACTCAAGCAGCGTTCCCACGTGATCGCCTTCACCAACGGGTGGCACGGCCAGACGCTGGGTGCCCTATCGATGACGGCCAACTCGCATCACCGTGACGGCGCGGGGATCGCACTCACCGGTGCGCACCGCTTGCCCTACGACGGTTACCTCGGCGACCAGCTCAACACCATCGAGTATCTCGACAAGGTGCTGAGTGATACCAGCAGTGGAGTCGACCTCCCTGCGGCCTGCATCGTGGAAACCATCCAGGGTGAGGGCGGTGTCAATTACTGCAGCCCGGAATGGCTCCGCGGACTCTCCGAAGTCTGTAAGAAGCATGACGTTCTGCTCATCATCGACGATATCCAGGCCGGTTGCGGTCGCTCCGGGAGTTTCTTCAGCTTTGAAGAAGCCGGTATTGAACCTGACATCGTGACGCTGTCCAAATCGCTGAGCGGCTACGGCCTCCCGTTTGCCATGGTTATGTTCAAGCCAGAACTCGACCGCTGGAGCCCGGGCGAACACAACGGAACTTTCCGTGGTAATTGTCATGCTTTCGTCACGGCCAAGGCTGCGATCGATACTTACTGGTCGGACGACACTTTCCAGCAGGAAGTTCGTAAGAAGGGCAAATACATCGCCGATCGTCTCGACAAGATCGTTGAGAAATACGGCGACGGTAATTTCACCGTAATGGGCCGGGGCATGTTCCAGGGCATCAATTGCGTGAATGGCGAAATCGCCAGCAAGATCACCCGGGCCGCTTTCAAGAAGGGACTCATCATCGAAACCAGCGGTACGGATGACCAGATCATCAAACTGCTTTGCCCGCTGATCATAGCCGAGGAGGTACTGGCCAAGGGGATCGATATCATCGAGGAGTCGATCGATGAAGTCTGTGCCAATATCGAAGTGCCGGAAGAAAGCGATTACTTCGACGACGTTACGGTAAACGACACAAAGGAAGACTAA
- a CDS encoding ectoine synthase — MIVRTMKEAAESGRKIVSPEKNWDSTRLLLKDDKMGFSFHITTIYKGADFRMHYQNHLESVYCISGRGEVETLDDGKVYPIEAGTIYILDKHDRHVLRAFEEMKMACVFNPPLHGKEVHNAEGAYELEADTID, encoded by the coding sequence ATGATCGTTCGCACTATGAAAGAAGCGGCCGAGTCCGGTCGCAAAATCGTATCGCCTGAAAAGAATTGGGATAGCACCCGCTTGCTGCTCAAGGATGATAAGATGGGGTTTTCCTTTCACATCACCACCATCTACAAGGGGGCCGACTTCCGTATGCACTACCAGAATCATCTGGAGTCGGTCTACTGCATCTCGGGGCGTGGTGAGGTGGAAACACTTGACGACGGAAAAGTCTACCCGATCGAAGCGGGCACCATCTACATTCTCGATAAGCACGATCGACATGTCCTGCGCGCCTTCGAGGAGATGAAAATGGCCTGCGTGTTCAACCCACCGCTACACGGCAAGGAGGTTCACAACGCAGAAGGGGCCTACGAGTTGGAGGCCGATACGATCGACTAA
- a CDS encoding sodium/proline symporter, which produces MVLSFLIVLSIFLIIGLSSVLQSRGTKSDYYIASSSVPASLVGLSAVATNNSGYMFIGVIGYTYATGLAAIWLMIGWIAGDYLASTIIHSRLRKATESTKEVSYSGVLSNWDGVVDLRLQRTAGLITLIFLLAYASAQLVAGSKALHVLLDWPIEAGAIVGAILVVLYCLAGGIRASIWTDAAQSVVMIIAMSIMLVVAGMSFGGIGGAVVEMREIDGFLNWFPQDLALPGLAGGFLFALSWGFAGMSVIGQPHVMVRFMTLNDSGKMLRARQWYYVWFTAFYFMATAVGMLSRIYITDPGNFDQELALPMMAAELLPPFGAGIVLAGIFAATMSTADSLVLSCSSAVTHDLLPHNIEKPWMLKLGTALITGAALAWALFNKQSVFNLVIMSWSGLASAFAPLLIARCIGMRPPSGVALFSMLVGLGVALGWRLMGWHSAVYEGMPGIIVGFVVLVAGSALFSKSERGSIGP; this is translated from the coding sequence ATGGTTCTGAGTTTTCTCATCGTTCTTTCGATTTTCCTGATCATCGGATTGAGCTCCGTCCTTCAGAGTCGGGGAACGAAGTCGGACTATTACATTGCCAGTTCAAGTGTGCCGGCTTCGCTGGTGGGCTTATCCGCCGTGGCGACCAATAACAGCGGTTACATGTTTATCGGTGTTATTGGTTATACCTATGCGACTGGTTTGGCGGCTATCTGGTTGATGATTGGATGGATTGCGGGGGACTACCTCGCTTCGACCATCATCCATTCCCGGCTGCGGAAAGCGACCGAAAGCACCAAGGAAGTCAGCTATTCCGGGGTGCTTAGTAATTGGGACGGGGTTGTGGATCTCCGCCTCCAGCGCACGGCGGGTCTCATCACTCTCATCTTCTTGCTGGCCTACGCGAGTGCCCAACTTGTGGCGGGGAGTAAGGCACTGCACGTCCTCCTGGACTGGCCGATCGAAGCCGGGGCAATTGTCGGCGCGATTTTAGTCGTCCTGTATTGTCTGGCGGGCGGGATTCGCGCGTCCATTTGGACGGACGCCGCGCAGTCAGTGGTCATGATCATTGCCATGAGCATCATGCTCGTCGTCGCCGGGATGTCTTTTGGAGGCATCGGTGGCGCGGTTGTGGAGATGCGCGAGATTGATGGCTTTCTGAACTGGTTTCCTCAGGATTTGGCACTGCCCGGGTTGGCAGGTGGTTTCCTTTTTGCCCTGAGCTGGGGCTTTGCCGGGATGTCGGTGATCGGCCAGCCGCACGTGATGGTGCGTTTTATGACACTGAACGATTCCGGAAAAATGCTGCGGGCGCGCCAGTGGTATTACGTTTGGTTCACCGCCTTTTATTTCATGGCAACGGCCGTCGGCATGCTCTCCCGAATTTATATTACCGACCCCGGTAACTTCGATCAGGAACTGGCGCTACCCATGATGGCGGCTGAGCTCTTGCCACCTTTTGGTGCTGGCATCGTCCTGGCCGGAATTTTCGCGGCGACCATGTCGACGGCAGACTCGCTTGTTCTGAGCTGCTCCTCGGCAGTCACGCACGATTTGCTGCCGCACAATATCGAAAAACCCTGGATGCTGAAACTCGGTACAGCGCTGATCACCGGAGCGGCACTGGCCTGGGCCTTGTTTAATAAGCAAAGCGTTTTCAACCTCGTGATCATGTCATGGTCGGGACTGGCCAGCGCCTTTGCACCGCTTTTGATCGCGCGCTGCATCGGGATGCGCCCGCCCTCCGGCGTGGCACTCTTCTCCATGCTTGTTGGCCTCGGCGTCGCATTGGGTTGGCGCCTGATGGGCTGGCACTCCGCGGTTTACGAAGGGATGCCGGGGATCATTGTCGGTTTCGTCGTGCTAGTTGCCGGGAGTGCGCTCTTTTCAAAGAGTGAGCGGGGTAGCATCGGACCGTAA